A region of the Phaeodactylum tricornutum CCAP 1055/1 chromosome 1, whole genome shotgun sequence genome:
GAGTGGAATCTTCGACAATCTACACAAGGAAATTGAGTTCACGGGGCAGAGCCCCCTAGAATTGCTAGATCGACATTGGAACTGGGGAAATGTCATGAGCTTGATGGAAAACACTATTGTATGGATAGGAGCTGGGGCTTTTCTCGCCCGGACGACCCCCGACTTCGCTCCCCAGAACGTGCCACCTAGAGGACAAAATTGGCATATGCTCGTGTCAACCTTTGCTGATGATACAGAAGACGTGTTTCGGGCAACTGTGCTTATTTACGGAACCACGAGAGAGCAAGCGGTTGATGCCTTCCGGTTTGTGTTTGAGCTCTTGATCTTTGATAGTCAATTGACAAGAGTCCACTTTCAAACTAATGGTGCCGTCCCTTTCCGCTTTCCTGTCACACCATTTCAGATCCAGTCGCTTCTGATCAACCACCGCTCGTTTGAAAGAATTGCGCTCTGGAACGTCGATTTGGACGTTGAGCAGTGTCAGAAAATTGGCACTTTTGTCGATCAGAAAACTCTTATATACTTGAGCGGATGCAGCTATACCGAATCAGCTTTTGCGGCTTTATTTTCTTGTGATGGGACCTCTGGCCTTCGCAAGCTGAAGCTCATGGAAACTGTAAGCTCTTCCACCGTGGCAGCCATTTTTTGTAAAAAGTGCCGTCTGCGCGAATTAGCGTTGGTGAACAACCATCTCGACAAAAATTGCAAACAACAAATAACGGAGGGAATAAGAAACAACAAGACGCTGGTCCGATTCGACTTGCAACAGAACGAAATGACCGACTTTGAATGGATCTCCCTATTCCAGGCAGTCCGAGACCATCCTACTCTGGAAAGCTTAGACGTGTCCAGGTCTGTACCTTTTCGTGTTCCATTGCTTGATAGTCAAAAGGAAACGCGTATGCGGGCTGTTGTTGACACGCTAAAGACCAACCGAAAGA
Encoded here:
- a CDS encoding predicted protein, which produces MRIAVGDFFQRCRRIPSGIFDNLHKEIEFTGQSPLELLDRHWNWGNVMSLMENTIVWIGAGAFLARTTPDFAPQNVPPRGQNWHMLVSTFADDTEDVFRATVLIYGTTREQAVDAFRFVFELLIFDSQLTRVHFQTNGAVPFRFPVTPFQIQSLLINHRSFERIALWNVDLDVEQCQKIGTFVDQKTLIYLSGCSYTESAFAALFSCDGTSGLRKLKLMETVSSSTVAAIFCKKCRLRELALVNNHLDKNCKQQITEGIRNNKTLVRFDLQQNEMTDFEWISLFQAVRDHPTLESLDVSRKRVCGLLLTR